The following proteins are encoded in a genomic region of Corallococcus silvisoli:
- a CDS encoding SPOR domain-containing protein yields MRDAHRMKEKFDVSLDNRQIVSLLIAGIVVMGAVFVLGVVVGKKLSGDAQTAAAPDLLSALDANAQVLHDARKEPPLTFPDELTRKTATESLPPLPVVKPAAKPEAPKVAAAAKPEPKPAEAAKVAAKPEARPAALTPTPDPDTGELPAMDAAEEDAIAAGKPVVKPAAEPAKVAAAAKPEVKPEPVKGKVEETPVATRTAARDGGMKEAIARAQALPPEPPRPAEAVKGGAFTLQLSAFQTRPDADRFAARLRDRGYAPYILAAEVPGKGTWYRVRMGSFASKEAAGRYLADFKRETQLDAYVAGTN; encoded by the coding sequence ATGCGTGACGCCCACCGGATGAAGGAGAAGTTCGACGTCTCGTTGGACAACCGGCAGATCGTCAGCCTTTTGATCGCCGGCATCGTCGTGATGGGCGCGGTGTTCGTGCTGGGCGTGGTGGTGGGCAAGAAGCTCTCCGGCGACGCGCAGACGGCCGCCGCCCCGGACCTGCTCTCCGCGCTGGACGCCAACGCGCAGGTCCTCCACGACGCGCGCAAGGAGCCGCCGCTCACCTTCCCGGACGAGCTCACCCGCAAGACGGCCACGGAGTCCCTGCCGCCGCTGCCCGTGGTCAAGCCCGCCGCGAAGCCGGAGGCCCCCAAGGTCGCCGCCGCCGCGAAGCCGGAGCCGAAGCCCGCCGAGGCCGCGAAGGTCGCCGCGAAGCCGGAGGCCCGGCCCGCGGCGCTGACCCCCACGCCGGACCCCGACACGGGCGAACTGCCCGCGATGGACGCCGCGGAGGAGGACGCCATCGCCGCCGGCAAGCCGGTCGTGAAGCCCGCGGCGGAGCCCGCGAAGGTCGCCGCCGCCGCGAAGCCCGAAGTGAAGCCCGAGCCCGTGAAGGGAAAGGTGGAGGAGACGCCGGTCGCCACCCGCACCGCCGCGCGCGACGGGGGGATGAAGGAGGCCATCGCCCGCGCCCAGGCGCTGCCCCCGGAGCCGCCGCGCCCGGCGGAGGCCGTGAAGGGGGGGGCGTTCACGCTCCAGCTCTCCGCCTTCCAGACCCGCCCGGACGCCGACCGCTTCGCCGCCCGGTTGCGTGACCGGGGCTATGCCCCCTATATCCTGGCGGCGGAGGTGCCGGGCAAGGGCACCTGGTACCGCGTCCGGATGGGCAGCTTTGCCTCGAAGGAAGCCGCGGGCCGTTACCTGGCGGACTTCAAGCGCGAGACCCAGCTCGACGCGTACGTGGCCGGCACGAACTAG
- the mnmA gene encoding tRNA 2-thiouridine(34) synthase MnmA — translation MRVVVAMSGGVDSSAAAALLKEQGHEVIGITLRVWSYEGNAKCGSCCSPDDIDDARAVAQTLGIPFYVANAEEIFQDRVVNPFVQSYLGGKTPIPCVSCNRDVKFNFLLKRARALGARLATGHYAQVEEVDGRFHLRRAVDAAKDQSYFLFTLGQEELRDVLFPVGHLTKAEVRAVAERHQLPTTHKPESMEICFVPDGDYAGFVEKVAGPQPSGEVVDPEGRVLGTHQGIHRFTVGQRKGLNLGGGEVRYVQRLEPETNRVVVGPAEGTGRDRFGLLQPHWVDAPPPPEQAVEVRIRHRHAGAPGRVHISQHGLVSVQLDAPARAVTPGQAAVVYDRDRVLGGGWIV, via the coding sequence ATGCGAGTCGTCGTTGCCATGAGTGGCGGGGTGGATTCCTCGGCCGCCGCCGCCCTGCTCAAGGAGCAGGGCCATGAGGTCATCGGCATCACCCTGCGCGTCTGGTCCTACGAGGGCAACGCGAAGTGCGGCAGCTGCTGCAGTCCGGATGACATCGACGACGCCCGCGCGGTGGCCCAGACGCTGGGCATCCCGTTCTACGTCGCGAACGCCGAGGAGATCTTCCAGGACCGGGTCGTCAACCCGTTCGTCCAGTCGTACCTGGGCGGCAAGACGCCCATCCCGTGCGTCAGCTGCAACCGCGACGTGAAGTTCAACTTCCTCCTCAAGCGCGCGCGCGCCCTGGGCGCCCGGCTCGCCACCGGCCACTACGCCCAGGTGGAGGAGGTGGACGGGCGCTTCCACCTGCGCCGCGCCGTGGACGCCGCCAAGGACCAGAGCTACTTCCTCTTCACGCTGGGGCAGGAGGAGCTGCGCGACGTCCTCTTCCCCGTGGGTCACCTCACCAAGGCGGAGGTGCGCGCCGTCGCCGAGCGTCACCAGCTGCCCACCACCCACAAGCCGGAGAGCATGGAGATCTGCTTCGTGCCCGACGGCGACTATGCCGGGTTCGTGGAGAAGGTCGCCGGCCCCCAGCCGTCCGGAGAGGTCGTGGATCCAGAAGGGCGCGTGCTGGGCACGCACCAGGGCATCCACCGCTTCACCGTGGGTCAGCGCAAGGGACTCAACCTGGGAGGTGGGGAGGTGCGCTACGTCCAGCGCCTGGAGCCGGAGACGAACCGCGTCGTGGTGGGGCCCGCGGAGGGCACCGGACGCGACCGCTTCGGCCTGCTCCAGCCGCACTGGGTGGACGCGCCGCCCCCGCCCGAGCAGGCCGTGGAGGTCCGCATCCGCCACCGCCACGCCGGCGCCCCGGGCCGGGTGCACATCTCTCAGCACGGCCTGGTGTCCGTGCAGCTCGACGCGCCCGCGCGCGCCGTCACGCCGGGCCAGGCCGCGGTCGTCTATGACCGGGATCGCGTGCTCGGCGGCGGGTGGATCGTCTGA
- a CDS encoding CREC-EF hand family protein: protein MGALTGCAGKKAAEPLDAAHKRPEAEAIRGQKVPGETVTELDANGDGRPDVWEYRVKDVLVRKELDLNWDGRVDVTQYLDPQGAKVREVMDLDYDGKVDATYQYSEGKRTLGERDLDGDGKTDSWLYYENDTLVRKERDANHDGRVDYWEYWENGQVDRIGEDLDGDGTVDQWTRNPSPAAQPAGK from the coding sequence ATGGGCGCGCTCACTGGCTGCGCCGGGAAGAAAGCGGCGGAGCCCCTTGACGCGGCGCACAAGCGCCCCGAGGCGGAGGCCATCCGGGGCCAGAAGGTGCCCGGGGAGACGGTGACGGAGCTGGACGCCAACGGCGACGGCCGGCCGGACGTCTGGGAGTACCGGGTGAAGGACGTGCTGGTGCGCAAGGAGCTGGACCTGAACTGGGACGGCCGCGTGGACGTCACGCAGTACCTGGATCCGCAGGGCGCGAAGGTCCGCGAGGTGATGGACCTGGACTACGACGGCAAGGTGGACGCCACGTACCAGTACTCGGAGGGCAAGCGCACCCTGGGTGAACGCGACCTGGACGGCGACGGCAAGACGGACTCGTGGCTGTACTACGAGAACGACACGCTCGTGCGGAAGGAGCGCGACGCGAACCACGACGGCCGGGTGGACTACTGGGAGTACTGGGAGAACGGCCAGGTGGACCGCATTGGCGAGGACCTGGACGGGGATGGCACCGTCGACCAGTGGACCCGCAACCCCAGCCCCGCCGCGCAGCCTGCCGGGAAGTGA
- a CDS encoding cupin domain-containing protein: MTTTKRVEKPWGHELIWAHTERYVGKLLHVKQGHKLSLQFHNRKDETIHVQSGKLLFVVDEGQGLIEKEMNPGESYHIKPLTKHRMVALTDCDILEVSTPELDDVVRLEDSYGRVGTSTP, translated from the coding sequence ATGACGACGACGAAGCGGGTGGAGAAGCCCTGGGGTCACGAGCTCATCTGGGCCCACACGGAGCGCTACGTGGGCAAGCTCCTGCACGTGAAGCAGGGGCACAAGCTGAGCCTCCAGTTCCACAACCGCAAGGACGAGACCATCCACGTCCAGAGCGGCAAGCTCCTCTTCGTCGTCGACGAGGGCCAGGGCCTCATCGAGAAGGAGATGAACCCCGGTGAGAGCTACCACATCAAGCCGCTGACCAAGCACCGCATGGTCGCCCTCACCGACTGCGACATCCTCGAGGTCAGCACCCCCGAGCTGGATGACGTCGTGCGGCTCGAGGACTCCTACGGCCGCGTGGGCACCAGCACCCCGTAG
- a CDS encoding UDP-glucuronic acid decarboxylase family protein, with translation MRGKRAVVLGGAGFVGSHLCERLLDDGAASVLAVDNLITGNEANVHALKSRAGFQFVKQDITEGLEVDGPVDFVLNLASPASPIDYANLPIETLRVGSIGTENALKLAEKKKAVFLMASTSEVYGDPLVHPQKEDYWGNVNPIGPRSVYDEAKRYSEAISAAYERSRGVNVRIVRIFNTYGPRMRLNDGRVVPAFVGQALKGEDFSVFGDGSQTRSFCYVKDLVDGLVRLVLSDVRGPVNIGNPREMTIKQFAEAVREAAGGGRQIVYHPLPKDDPKQRQPDITRARTLLGWEPKVALEDGLRDTIAYFREVAARSPAA, from the coding sequence ATGCGTGGCAAGCGGGCGGTGGTGCTGGGTGGTGCCGGATTCGTCGGCTCGCACCTGTGTGAGCGGCTCCTGGACGACGGCGCGGCGTCCGTCCTCGCGGTGGACAACCTCATCACGGGCAATGAGGCGAACGTCCATGCGCTCAAGTCGCGCGCCGGCTTCCAGTTCGTGAAGCAGGACATCACGGAGGGGCTGGAGGTGGACGGCCCGGTGGACTTCGTCCTCAACCTGGCCTCCCCCGCGTCCCCCATCGACTACGCGAACCTCCCCATCGAGACGCTGCGCGTGGGCTCCATTGGCACGGAGAACGCGCTGAAGCTGGCGGAGAAGAAGAAGGCCGTCTTCCTGATGGCCTCCACCTCGGAAGTGTACGGCGACCCGCTGGTGCACCCCCAGAAGGAGGATTACTGGGGCAACGTGAACCCCATCGGCCCGCGTTCGGTGTACGACGAAGCCAAGCGCTACTCGGAGGCCATCAGCGCCGCGTACGAGCGCAGCCGGGGCGTCAACGTCCGCATCGTGCGCATCTTCAACACCTACGGCCCGCGCATGCGCCTCAATGACGGCCGCGTGGTGCCCGCCTTCGTGGGCCAGGCGCTCAAGGGCGAGGACTTCAGCGTCTTCGGGGACGGCAGCCAGACGCGCTCGTTCTGCTACGTGAAGGACCTGGTGGACGGGCTGGTGCGGCTGGTGCTGTCGGACGTCCGGGGCCCGGTGAACATCGGCAACCCGCGCGAGATGACCATCAAGCAGTTCGCGGAGGCCGTGCGTGAAGCCGCGGGTGGAGGTAGGCAGATCGTCTACCACCCGCTGCCCAAGGATGATCCGAAGCAGCGTCAGCCGGACATCACCCGCGCCCGCACGCTGCTGGGGTGGGAGCCGAAGGTCGCGCTGGAAGATGGTCTGCGGGACACCATCGCGTACTTTCGAGAGGTTGCCGCTCGTTCCCCCGCGGCATAG
- a CDS encoding ribbon-helix-helix domain-containing protein, with amino-acid sequence MARKKVSTTIYITPEQNELLKALNQKTKVPVAEYIRQGIDLVLEKYKAQLPGQATFDELS; translated from the coding sequence ATGGCCCGAAAGAAAGTCAGCACCACCATCTACATCACTCCGGAGCAGAACGAACTGCTCAAGGCGCTGAACCAGAAGACGAAGGTGCCCGTGGCCGAATACATCCGGCAGGGCATCGACTTGGTGCTGGAGAAGTACAAGGCGCAGCTGCCGGGCCAGGCGACCTTCGACGAACTTTCCTGA